The following proteins come from a genomic window of Longimicrobiaceae bacterium:
- a CDS encoding glycoside hydrolase family 3 N-terminal domain-containing protein: QGGGTDFPPVMALAATGSDSLAYEVGRVIAVEGRAAGVTLNLAPVLDVNSNPANPIINTRSFGEDPAAVARFGAAYVRGLHAGGMLAAGKHFPGHGDAATDSHIGLPLIRASRARLDSVELVPFRAGVAAGLDAVLVGHIAVPAIDPEDGRPASLSPRIVTGILRGEMGFRGIVFTDAMNMGGLTRRFSQADATVLAIEAGADILLQPDDPRAAVTAVEAAVRSGRISESRIDASVRRILAAKERAGLAQRREVDPRAIPGVVGIEAHERLAAEVAARSITLARDGRGLVPISRTARRVLSITYADAGSLTAGRAFDEALAGPERAVESVRVDGRTSSAEYADLARRAASAEVVIVSAYVAPRQYRGSVDAAEGFSGFVERLAAGGAPVIAVSFGSPYLVSAFPSVPAYLLAWGREEVCQRAAADALLGRAPITGRLPVSLPPLFPIGTGLRRDVVQ, from the coding sequence CAGGGCGGCGGGACCGACTTCCCGCCGGTGATGGCGCTGGCGGCCACGGGCTCGGACTCGCTGGCGTACGAGGTGGGGCGCGTGATCGCGGTGGAGGGGCGGGCGGCCGGCGTGACGCTGAACCTGGCGCCCGTGCTGGACGTGAACTCCAACCCGGCGAACCCCATCATCAACACGCGCTCGTTCGGCGAGGACCCGGCGGCGGTGGCGCGCTTCGGGGCGGCGTACGTGCGGGGGCTGCACGCGGGCGGGATGCTGGCCGCGGGAAAGCACTTCCCCGGCCACGGCGACGCGGCCACGGACTCGCACATCGGCCTGCCGCTCATCCGCGCCAGCAGGGCGCGGCTGGACTCGGTGGAGCTGGTGCCGTTCCGGGCGGGCGTGGCGGCGGGGCTGGACGCGGTGTTGGTGGGCCACATCGCCGTGCCCGCCATCGACCCGGAAGACGGGCGGCCGGCGTCGCTGTCGCCGCGCATCGTCACCGGCATCCTGCGCGGGGAGATGGGCTTCCGCGGCATCGTCTTCACCGACGCGATGAACATGGGCGGCCTCACCCGCCGCTTCAGCCAGGCGGACGCGACCGTGCTGGCGATCGAGGCGGGCGCCGACATCCTGCTCCAGCCGGACGACCCTCGCGCCGCCGTCACCGCCGTGGAGGCCGCGGTCCGCTCCGGCCGCATCTCCGAATCGCGCATCGACGCCTCCGTCCGCCGCATCCTCGCGGCGAAGGAGCGCGCTGGACTTGCGCAGCGTCGCGAGGTCGATCCGCGCGCTATCCCGGGCGTGGTCGGCATCGAGGCCCACGAGCGGCTGGCGGCGGAGGTCGCGGCGCGCTCCATCACCCTGGCGCGCGACGGCCGCGGGCTGGTTCCCATCTCCCGCACGGCGCGGCGCGTGCTCTCCATCACCTACGCCGACGCGGGCAGCCTCACCGCCGGCCGCGCGTTCGACGAGGCGCTGGCAGGTCCCGAGCGTGCGGTCGAGTCGGTGCGCGTGGACGGCCGCACCTCCTCCGCGGAGTACGCGGACCTCGCCCGCCGCGCCGCATCTGCCGAGGTCGTGATCGTCTCCGCGTACGTGGCGCCGCGCCAGTACCGCGGCTCGGTGGACGCGGCGGAGGGCTTCTCCGGCTTCGTGGAGCGCCTGGCTGCCGGCGGGGCGCCGGTGATCGCCGTCTCGTTCGGCAGCCCGTACCTGGTCTCCGCCTTCCCGAGCGTGCCCGCGTACCTGCTCGCCTGGGGCCGCGAGGAAGTCTGCCAGCGCGCCGCCGCCGACGCGCTCCTGGGCCGCGCGCCC